ACAACATGTCCCTGGCCGCACCCGACGATCTGCGGTACTGGCATGCGCACCAACAACTGTGGGCCATCACCCGGGGCGCAGACACCATCGGTGCCTTTGCAGTGGTGCCCGGAGCGCTCGGCTGGATCACCGGCCAAGAGATCAACGAGCAGGCTCGCCGTCAAGCCGGGCCAGGACTGGTCATCAGCGCGCCCCACACGGGACAGCGTTACGCCACCTCGACGCAGTGCGCGTGGGCGCACCGGTGGGCTGCTGACACCACCGACCTGCTCATCGGAACCATCGACCGCCACAACTACGCCTCACGCGCTACCGCGCTGCGCGCCGGGCGACCCCGCGTACTCGACAACGTCTTCATCAGCCTCGACTGACAAGCCCATGGCATCGTGATCTGGTCGCCGGCTGACACTCCGAACCGGCCGTCCTGGCTCAGACCTAGAGAATGTGAACGGCTCAGTCCTTTACCAGCGCAGAGTCGCTATGTCCGTTCCAGCGCAACAGATCGTGGCAGGGGTGAAGGTTGTGGCGTCGGGAGCATTTCCTGGGTGATGGCATCTCGCACGGTTGCGGGGTTGTCGAGGGCTCGCTGGAAGGCGTCGTCGTCACGTTCCCCTGCGAGCTTGGCGATGATCATGGTTCCGGCGGCGACGCCGACAACGCTGGTGAGTGCTTTGCCTTCGCTCATGACGCGGTCGATGCCGATGACAAGGGCGATTCCGACAGCGAGAGTGGACGGCGGGAAGAATTCGGTTCCGAATGCTTGCAGCGTTGCGGCGAGTGTCACGACGCTCGCGCCACTGACTCCTGCCGCGCCTTTACTGGTGATCAGCATCAGGCCGAGTAGGGCCAACTGCGCACCTAGCGAAAGGTCGGTTCCGCCTGCCTGCGCGATGAACAGGGCAGCCATGGCCATGTAGATGGCTGTTCCGTCGAGATTGAACGAGTATCCAGTAGGGACGGTCAACGACACCACGCGGCGTGAGGCTCCGGCTGCCTCGAGTTTGGCAAGGAAGCGGGGTAGTACGGTTTCCGAGGAGGAGGTGCCGAGGACGATCAGCAACTCGTCTTTGATCATGCGCACGAACTTGAAGATGTTGAACCCGCTCCAAGCTGCGATCGCGCCGAGGATGACAAACACGAACATGATGCATGTCAGCCAGAACGCCAGCATCAAGAGACCTAGAGAGCCCAGGCTCTGACTTCCGAATTGTCCTGTGGTGTAAGCGATGCCACCGAACGCGCCCAGTGGCGCGGTGAACATGACGATGCGGATGATACCGAAGACGACCTTGTTGACTGTCTCGAATGTGCGGACGACGCTCTCGCGCAGAGTGGGCGTAAGCACCGAGACCGCGCAGGCGACGACGATGGCCAGCACCACCACTTGGAGTATCGCGTTCTCGACGAAGGGTTGTACGAAGCTGCTGGGCAGGATGTCGTGTCGAATGAAGCCGACGATCCCCTCGCTGTCGCTAGCTTGAGCGAGGTCTTCTTGTGCTTTTTCGAGTGCAGTGGCCCCAGGGTCGCCTTCGAAGCCGGCTCCGGGTTTGACGAGGTTGGCGACCACCATTCCCAGTGCCAGGCACAGTGTGGTCATCGCGAAGAAGTAGCCCAACGCGATGCTGCCGAGCTTGCCCACTTTGCGCAGATCGCCGAGAGAGGCGATACCGACGACGATGGAACAGAAGATAATCGGTGGTGCGACCACGCGTATCAACTGAATGAAGGTGTCGGCCAGCCATTTCATCTGAACTGCCACAGTGGGCGCAGTCAGGCCGAGAACGATACCTGCGGCGATCGCAACGATGATCCAGAACCACAACTTGGTGATGATTCTCCATCGGCCGGCCGGCTGAGGCCGCGTCGATGCGGCGGTTGATCCATCGATGACCATGTTGCGCTCCTTGTTCTTTGGGTGACCACGGCGTCGAGTTGTTCTTTGGGTGACCACGGCGTCGAGCTAGTTGGGCCGGGGTCAGGTCTCCCCGCGACTGCGGGCGGTGACGGGGGGATGGGATGGAGGTAGTCGACCGGACTGGCTTCTCAGCTCGGTACGACATCGTCCGGTACGTCCTCAGCCTGTCCACGCGGCGAGCACGCCGGCAGACTGGCCCGGTGATCCGCCAGGGACGGTTCCGGTGATCAGGTGCATCACGGCAGGGCATCGAATCGGGTCATTGCCCGGCGGGGGCTCGGGAATGTACTTGATGCCTGAATTGCGGTTACGACAGAGGCAGATTGACAACTTGTCGCTGCGAGTTAGGAGGGGCTCTGGGTTTCCGCATGAGCGAGCCTCGCTACGGCTGTCCTGTTTGTCGACGGAGTACCGCCGGGATCAGCGCTCCGACCCGGTACTTGACCTACGGACCGCACGAGATTGGCCCGACTGTGTCGCGGAGGAGCGGCGCCAGGCTGTCGTGTTCGGCGAGCGGAGCTGGAAGGTCGCCCCGGTCCATGTTGATGCGGTTGTGCCACCACACGGGCATTCCGAGGCCGCCGGCGCCGGGTATGTCGTAGCGAGATCCCGCAACGAAAAGGATTCGATCCGCGGGAAGCGCGAGTCGCTCGATGGCAAGGGCGTACGGTTCCGGTCGCGGCTTGTATGCACCTGCGACCTCGGCGGTGACCATCACGTCCAGGGGAACACGCAGTTGATCCGCGGCAATTTTACCGAGTTTTTCGGAGCAGTTGGTGACGACACCTATCTTGAGTCCGTTCGATGAGAGTTCACGCAACACGCCCGGTGCTTCGTCCCAGGGTTGGATCGTGTTCCACCGGGCTGACAGGCGATCGGCATAGGAGCGGTCCAGTCCCTGGGCCTCAGCTGCTTCTGCTACGAGGGTTTCGTAAGGGCGGTACGCGCCTTCGCCATAGGTAATCTTCAAGTACTCATCGCGCCAGCGTCGGCCGACGGCAGGATCGCCCGCAACGTCGGCCCACACTGTCCACGAGTCCAGAAGTGCTGTGAGCAGGTCGAATAGAACGGCGTCATACTGTCGGGCCGATGCTTCGCAAGGGGGGGTATCCATGTGCATTCTCTTTCGTTCGTGGTGGCGGTGTTAACAGTTCTGTCGTGTGTTCCGGTGTGGGTGTGTGGGTAGACAAGCTGGGCGTCGACGTGGGTTCTCGTCTGCGTACGGTCGACCGGTGGGGTGCTGCAAAGCCGGGTTTACCAGCCCTGCGCCCGCTCCCAAGTATTGACAATGACGGGTGACGAGCCCTGCACGACGGAATACTTCGAATGTTGGATTCCCATGGCGCACGCATGGTTAGGCAAAATCCGCAATCTGGTTCCGATGGGGAGTGCCGGCAGTTCTGCGCCGCTGCCGGGCCGCACAGACAAGACGCCGTGCTCTTGGCTCGCGCCGCTCATCAGCACGTCGGGGAGTAGTTCGCCGTAAATGTCAGCGACCAGTCCGTACCCTTGGTCGACGGCTTGGACTGCGGTTCCTCGATCACGTGAGGTTGCTGTCCACCCGCCGTCAGTCAGAATCCAACCCCTGTCGGGTCGGTGTCCGATGACACTGACCACGGCTGAGAGGGCGAGATCGTCGAGCGCGCAGACGCCAATGCCCGCCATGACCAAGTCGAAGAAGACGAAGTTCCCAGCTCGTACCTCGGTGACACCGGTCAGGTCGCGGACGGCGTGCGCGGTAGGAGTGGACCCGACGCTGACGATGGGCGCGGGGTGGCCCGCCGCGCGCAAGGTTTCGGCAACAGCAACGGCTGTTCTTCGTTCGGTTTCTGCGGCGGCGGCGCGCTCGTGTGGTGAGTAACTGAAGTAGGACTCGCCGGCGTGCGTCAACACTCCCCTCAACTCTGCACCGCCGACATTCAGAATCTCCGCGATCGTGATCGCTGCGGGATCCCCGGGGAGTACGCCTCCGCGGTGACCGTCGCAGTCGACTTCGAGGAGAGCTGGTATAGGTACACCGTAGGTCGACGACGCGTCCGCGACGGCTTGCGCTTGTTCGATGCTGTCGAGAAGCACGGTGAGGTCGACGCCCGCACGTCGCAGGTCCACTACGCGCTGCAGCTTGTCTGGCGCAATCCCCACCGCATACAGGATGTCGGTGAAACCATCCGCGGCGAAGACTTCACCTTCGGCCAAGGTGGACACCGTGATCGGACCAGTTCGTCCGGCCCATATCTTTCGCGTGATAACCGTCGACTTCGATGTTTTCACATGGGGCCTGAGAGGGACATCGAAGCGTTCGAGGTGTGCCTGCAACCGGTCTATATTGCGGTCAATCTTCGTCTCGTCCGCCAGCAGGAACGGGGTCTGAGGGTCGAGCAAGGTCGTACGGTTCGGAGGTGTCGTCACTACGAGGCTCTCTCTATCGAGTGGTATCGGGATCCTGTCGTGGGAATGCGACCTGCGTTACATTCTGTCTAACCGACAACTGTTTGTAAAGAGCAGTGTGGACTTTGAGTAAAATCTTCGACAGAATGAAAGGTGCCGCCCCCGGGCGCAGCCTGCCGGACCCGTCGGGGGCCGATCCAGGCCCGGACGGGCCAGTAACGGCCCGGCGGTGCACCACACCACCGAGCTGGAGAATGAATGACACCGTCGGAAACCGAGCACCTCCTGTCTGAACTCGACAAGATCGCCACCGCTGTCGGACGAACATTTCCCGGCCTGTGTGAGGTCGTCCTCCATGACTTGAGAGACTCCCTGCACACGATTCGCACCATCGAAAACAACATGTCGGGGCGCCAGCCAGGAGACTCGGCAACAGAACTCGGACTCGCCCGCATCCAGGACCCGAGCTTCCCTGCCGTGCTTCAGAACTACGCGAACAACTTCCCCGACGGCCGGGCATCGAAAAGCACCTCGATCGGCATCAAGGACAGCGACGGCAACTACATCGCCGCGCTGTGCTTGAACGTGGACGTGTCATTGCTCAGTACTCTCAACCACCAGCTCGCTGCCCTGACCCGCATCGACGAACAGGGCACGCGAGTTCAGGAAAGCCTGCGGCCGAAGAGCCTCCAGGAGATACGCGACTTCATTGCCCGATACGCAGCCGAGCGAGGTCAGACCCCCCAGGCCTTGGATGCCGGAGCAACTCGGGCGCTCACACGCCAACTACGTGATGAGGGATACATGGACATCAAGAAGTCCGTCCCGACAGTCAGCGAGGCCATCGGCGTCTCTCGGGCGACCGTCTACAACTACCTCAAAGAGTCCACGCCCAACGAAAGCGCTACGACATGAAGCAGATCAACGCTGCCGGTCTCGTCCCCCCACTGGGCAGATACAGCCACGTCACGATTGTCGGCGGAATCGCCTACATCTCCGGCCAGCTACCCATCGACACTCACGGCGAGCCGCTCACCACCAGATCCTTCAGCGGACAGGTGAAACAAGTCCTTGCCAACGTCGATGCCTGCCTGGCCTCTGCAGGCCTGACCCGCGAAGATCTCGTGCAGGTCCGCGTGTATGTCACGAACATCGCTGACTGGGCAACCTTCGATGGCATCTACGGCGAATGGATCGGAAGCCATCGCCCCGCCCGAGCC
Above is a window of Mycolicibacterium baixiangningiae DNA encoding:
- a CDS encoding GNAT family N-acetyltransferase, encoding MQTRPHRLADWTDALLDKSTHAARCRDMAPCDGRVTLQRLDTPEVALGVVAERYAQLAATDPALSNNMSLAAPDDLRYWHAHQQLWAITRGADTIGAFAVVPGALGWITGQEINEQARRQAGPGLVISAPHTGQRYATSTQCAWAHRWAADTTDLLIGTIDRHNYASRATALRAGRPRVLDNVFISLD
- a CDS encoding cation:dicarboxylate symporter family transporter, producing MVIDGSTAASTRPQPAGRWRIITKLWFWIIVAIAAGIVLGLTAPTVAVQMKWLADTFIQLIRVVAPPIIFCSIVVGIASLGDLRKVGKLGSIALGYFFAMTTLCLALGMVVANLVKPGAGFEGDPGATALEKAQEDLAQASDSEGIVGFIRHDILPSSFVQPFVENAILQVVVLAIVVACAVSVLTPTLRESVVRTFETVNKVVFGIIRIVMFTAPLGAFGGIAYTTGQFGSQSLGSLGLLMLAFWLTCIMFVFVILGAIAAWSGFNIFKFVRMIKDELLIVLGTSSSETVLPRFLAKLEAAGASRRVVSLTVPTGYSFNLDGTAIYMAMAALFIAQAGGTDLSLGAQLALLGLMLITSKGAAGVSGASVVTLAATLQAFGTEFFPPSTLAVGIALVIGIDRVMSEGKALTSVVGVAAGTMIIAKLAGERDDDAFQRALDNPATVRDAITQEMLPTPQPSPLPRSVALERT
- a CDS encoding HAD-IA family hydrolase, whose protein sequence is MDTPPCEASARQYDAVLFDLLTALLDSWTVWADVAGDPAVGRRWRDEYLKITYGEGAYRPYETLVAEAAEAQGLDRSYADRLSARWNTIQPWDEAPGVLRELSSNGLKIGVVTNCSEKLGKIAADQLRVPLDVMVTAEVAGAYKPRPEPYALAIERLALPADRILFVAGSRYDIPGAGGLGMPVWWHNRINMDRGDLPAPLAEHDSLAPLLRDTVGPISCGP
- a CDS encoding alanine racemase produces the protein MLDPQTPFLLADETKIDRNIDRLQAHLERFDVPLRPHVKTSKSTVITRKIWAGRTGPITVSTLAEGEVFAADGFTDILYAVGIAPDKLQRVVDLRRAGVDLTVLLDSIEQAQAVADASSTYGVPIPALLEVDCDGHRGGVLPGDPAAITIAEILNVGGAELRGVLTHAGESYFSYSPHERAAAAETERRTAVAVAETLRAAGHPAPIVSVGSTPTAHAVRDLTGVTEVRAGNFVFFDLVMAGIGVCALDDLALSAVVSVIGHRPDRGWILTDGGWTATSRDRGTAVQAVDQGYGLVADIYGELLPDVLMSGASQEHGVLSVRPGSGAELPALPIGTRLRILPNHACAMGIQHSKYSVVQGSSPVIVNTWERAQGW
- a CDS encoding helix-turn-helix transcriptional regulator; this translates as MTPSETEHLLSELDKIATAVGRTFPGLCEVVLHDLRDSLHTIRTIENNMSGRQPGDSATELGLARIQDPSFPAVLQNYANNFPDGRASKSTSIGIKDSDGNYIAALCLNVDVSLLSTLNHQLAALTRIDEQGTRVQESLRPKSLQEIRDFIARYAAERGQTPQALDAGATRALTRQLRDEGYMDIKKSVPTVSEAIGVSRATVYNYLKESTPNESATT
- a CDS encoding RidA family protein, which produces MKQINAAGLVPPLGRYSHVTIVGGIAYISGQLPIDTHGEPLTTRSFSGQVKQVLANVDACLASAGLTREDLVQVRVYVTNIADWATFDGIYGEWIGSHRPARAVAGVKELHYGSAVEVEAVARA